The region AGCACTGGCATCGCCCAGGTGGGATCACTGAGCCAAGCAATAGGTTGCCCCCCAAAGGCTTGTACCAGTTGATTCACGGGGCCGTCGGTTTGAAACAGCCAACGAAACCCTAACCCTACGGCCACAATTGAGGTCATAGTGGGTAAAAAGTAGGCCGTACGGAGCAGATCTCGGCCCTTGATCCCTTGGTTGAGACCTACCGCCAAGAGTAGGGGGAGCACCATCGTCGGTAGCACCGTTGCCACTGTGAAATAGAGAGTGTTGCCAATCACCTGCCAAAAGTCTGGACTTAGGAGCAACTGTTGATAATTCTGCAGGCCAACCCAACGCACCCCCTCTTGACTAAAACTACCCGTCGTAAAACTGAGATAGACAAGGTACAAAATTGGCAAAAAAACAAAAATTGTCAGAAACAAAAGTGCAGGTAAAAGGAATAACCAAGCTACCCCTATCGATGACAAAAAAACATCCCCCAATCGTAGGAATTGCGATCGCGCCATTGGTAAAGATGATGACCTCAAAATTTCCTCTTGCTATAAATTCAATCCTAGGGGAGTGGCTCCCGAAATTGGAAATGATAAGATCAAAATCAAAACGCACGCCATCTTGGGGAGATGCTGTGATTCACACTGCGCCATTGCCCACGACGACCCCCTCTCACACTTCTGATCATAGTCGTCTAAAGCTGTTTTCGGGTTCTGCCAACATTGCCCTTGCTCAGGAAATTGCCCGCTACCTTGGTATTGATCTCGGCCCAATGGTGCGTAAGCGATTTGCCGATGGCGAGCTCTATGTGCAGATTCAAGAATCGATTCGCGGTTGTGATGTTTATCTGATTCAGCCCTGTTGCCGACCGGTCAATGACCACCTGATGGAACTGCTGATCATGGTGGATGCTTGCCGCCGCGCCTCAGCTCGTCAAGTGACTGCAGTGATTCCCTACTATGGCTATGCCCGTGCCGATCGCAAGACGGCAGGCCGCGAATCCATTACCGCCAAACTAGTGGCCAACCTGATTACCCAAGCGGGTGCCAGTCGGGTCCTGGCCATGGACCTGCACTCAGCCCAAATTCAAGGCTACTTTGACATTCCGGTGGATCACGTCTATGGTTCACCCGTGCTCCTGGACTACCTGCGCAGCAAAAATCTTGAGGATATTGTGGTGGTCTCACCGGATGTGGGTGGGGTAGCCCGCGCCCGTGCCTTTGCCAATAAGCTGGATGATGCCCCCCTAGCAATTATTGATAAGCGCCGCCAAGCCCACAATGTGGCTGAGGTCATGAATGTGGTGGGTGATGTTAAGGGCAAAACAGCGGTACTCGTGGATGACATGATTGATACAGCCGGCACCATTTTAGAGGGGGCGCGACTCCTGCGTCGCGAAGGTGCCAAAGAAGTCTATGCCTGTGCCACCCATGCTGTCTTTTCGCCACCGGCGATTGAGCGACTCCAAGGGGGCGATTTTGAAGAGGTGATTGTCACCAATACGATTCCTGTGCCGGAAACCCAACGCTTTCCCCAACTCACGGTGCTCTCGGTGGCTAGTATTCTGGGAGAAACCATTTGGCGAATCCATGAAGATAGCTCTGTGAGCAGCATGTTCCGCTAAAATAGGGGTTCTTGGTCGCCGAGGAGGATTGCAGGCATGGGGCGAATGGCCTTGCTCAGCACCAGTAATAAGCAGGGACTGGTGGAGTTGGCTAGGGCCTTGGTGCAGGAGTTTGGCTTTACGCTCCTGAGTAGTGGTGGCACCGCAAAGGCCTTGCAGACCGCGGGGATTCCTGTGACAACAGTCTCTGAGTACACAGGGGCACCAGAAATTCTGGGTGGGCGGGTCAAGACCCTGCACCCGAAAATCCATGGCGGCATTTTGGCACGGCGCGATCGCCCCCAAGACGAGGCCGATCTGCAAGCCCAAGCCATTCATCCCATTGATTTAGTGGTTGTTAACCTCTACCCCTTTGCCGAAACAATTGCCCAACCCAACGTCACCCTTGCCGAGGCGATCGAGCAAATTGATATTGGCGGGCCGACTTTGATTCGCGCTGCTGCGAAAAACCATGCCCATGTAACAGTGCTGGTAGATCCGAGTCAGTACGAAACTTACCTTCAGGAATTACGATTATACGGGGACGCCCAACCTGCCTTCCGCCTAGCCTGTGCCCAACAAGCGTTTGCACTGACAGCCCATTACGATCAGGCGATCGCTGAGTATCTCCAAAAAGTAACGGCCGCGGGTACTGAACCAGAAATTCTCCCCCCCGTTTTTCACCTCACGGGACGGCAAAAACAAGTCCTGCGCTATGGCGAAAACCCCCATCAACGGGCTTCTTGGTACGTCTGTGGGGCACACCCCAGGGGTTGGGCAGCCGCCCACCTGCTCCAGGGCAAAGAACTCAGTTACAATAACCTGCTGGATTTAGAAGCCGCACGGGGAGTGATTAGTGAATTCCTAGGGGACAGCCCCCCCGCTGCCGTCATTATTAAACACACCAATCCCTGTGGCGTTGCCGAGGGCAAAACCCTTGTGGAAGCCTACGAACGTGCCTTTGCAGCCGATAGGGTCTCTGCCTTTGGCGGCATTGTTGCCCTCAATCGCCCCTTGGATGGGGCCACTGCTGAAGCCTTGACCCGTACCTTTTTAGAGTGTGTGGTGGCTCCCGCCTGTGAGGAAGCGGCGCTGCCGATCCTGAAAACCAAGCCCAAGATGCGGGTTCTCACCTTACCTGAGTTGCATAGGGCGCCAACCACGGCGATTCAAACCATTGCCGGCGGCTTCCTTGTCCAAGAGATTCACCCCCTCCCCATTGATCCAGAGGCATGGCAGGTGGTCACCGCCACTGAACCCAGTCCAGAGTTGATGGCGGAACTGATCTTTGCCTGGAAAGTCGTGAAGCACGTCAAGTCCAATGCCATTGTTGTCAGTCGCGATCGCCAAACCCAAGGGATTGGGGCGGGTCAAATGAATCGGGTCGGTGCTGTGGAAATTGCCCTCAGTGCTGCGGGGGAGGCGGCGCGGGGGGGAGTGCTGGCCAGTGATGGCTTTTTCCCTTTTGCCGATTCTGTGGAAGCGGCTGCCCTTGCCGGCATTGCTGCCATTATTCAACCGGGGGGCAGTTTGCGCGATAGTGAATCTATCCAGGCGGCCAATGCAGCGGGAATTGCCATGGTCTTTACCAACCAGCGACACTTCCGCCACTAGGAAAGCGCAATGGCAGTGCGGCTTGGCATTATCAGTGATCCCCACATTGCCCTGCCGGAGACAATTCCGACAGATTACCCGCCTATTTTTCTGTATGAAATTAGTATCCCTGCCTTTGAAGCAGCCGTCACCCATCTCCTTGAACTCGGCATTGATGCCCTGCTGATTCCCGGTGACCTGACGCGGGATGGCGAAGTGGCGAACCACCGCTGGCTGAGTACCTATTTACAAACACTGTCGGTTCCCTGTTATGTGATTCCGGGGAACCACGATGTGCCGCTACCGCTAGGGGACAACTGCCGCATTGGCTGGGCTGACTTTCCCCAGTGGTATGCCCATGCAGGCTACGGCAACCCTGGCAAGCATTACTACCAAGCCCTACTTGCAGAAAATCTGCAACTGGTTGCCCTCAACTCCAACCAATTTAGTCCAACGGGACAACAGTTGGGAGTCGTCGATCAAGGACAGTTGGCATGGTTGGCGGCTCTATTGGCAGAACCCTTTGCCGGACTGCGCCTGGTCATGATTCACCACAATGTCCTTGAGCACTGGCCACAGCAGAGCCAAAGTCCGATGGGGCAGCGCTACCTCTTGGAGAATCGGGCAGAGCTATTGAACTTGTTGCGATCGGCGGGGGTGGCGCTGGTCTTAACTGGACATCTCCATGTCCAAGACATTGCCTATGAACAGGGGGTGTTTGACCTAACGACCGGTTCCCTCGTGAGCTATCCCCATCCCTATCGTCGTCTCATTTTGCAGGAACACCCCCAAGGGGGCTGGCAGGTGGACGTGGAATCCTATCGCATTGAATCCCTGAAGGCCTATCCCACCTTGAGTGATCTCTCCCGCCAATGGATGCTTCAGCGCGGCGCGGGGTTTATGGTGCGCTTTCTGACATTGCCGCCCTTTAATTTATCGGAAACTGAGGCCAAGCCCCTCGCCCAAGCCCTATCCTCCCTCTGGCCGGAAATTGCCCAAGGAGATACCCAAGTCATCCTACCGACCTTACCGGAACCCTTGGCCGCCTACTTTGCCCAGTTTAACCACAGGCCACCAACGGAGTATCCCCAGCTGCGGGACAACAATACAGTCTTTGTGATTTAGCTGATGCAAATTCCCTTTGCTTTAATGGCATTGTCCCAAAACCTGCTCTAATAGGGGGTTGAGACAGGAATTGGATGCAAAGCAGTGACATTTGGTCAGTGGATTGGCTTGCTGGTACTGGGGGTGTGTCTTTACATCCTCTGGGAAATTCGCCAAGTGTTACTCTTGGTCTTTTTAGCGGTGGTGCTGGCAACGGCACTCAACTGGCTGCAACTGCGGCTCCAAAGCTGGGGACTGCAACGGGGGCGGGCGATCGCCCTCAGTATGAGCTTGACGTTCCTAATCATCTTTGGCTTCTTTTGGATGATGATTCCTCCCTTTTTACAGGAGGCGCAGCAACTGGGTGTGTTGATTCCCAAGGGCCTAGGGCGGGTGGAAGCATGGCTGGATGACATGGCTCATTTTTTGCCCAGTGGTGGCTTTGACGACACACCGATGATCAATCGACTGATTACCCAATTAGAACCATTTCTCCAGCAAATCTTTAACAATTTCTTTGCTTTGTTTTCCAATACCCTGGCGCTCTTACTCAACACGCTGTTGGTCTTGGTGCTGACGGTGATGCTAGTGATTGATCCTCAGCCCTACCGCCGCGGGTTTATTCGCCTGTTTCCAGCATTTTACCGTTCCCGCATTGACACCATCCTCAGGGAAAGTGAACAGGCACTCTTGGCCTGGCTAGCAGGGACCGGCTTGAATATGGTGGTGATTGGCGTCGTCAGTGGCCTTACCTTGGCCCTACTGGGAGTGCGGTTGGTCTTAGCCAATGCCTTTCTAGCAGGACTTTTAGAAGCTATTCCCAACATCGGCCCTGCCCTCAGTGTAATTCCGCCAATGATTATTGCGTTTATTGATGATCCGTGGCGGTCAGTGGCTGTTCTCATGTCCTACATTCTAATTCAACAGTTGGAACAGTACCTGCTGGTGCCCCTTGTCATGGCCAAACAGGTGGCTCTACTGCCCGCTGTGACGCTGGTGTCCCAAATTATTTTTGCCACTTTCTTTGGTTTTCTCGGCTTACTCCTGGCATTGCCTCTAGTGATTGTGGGTCAGATTTGGTTTACGGAAATTGTACTCAAGGACATTCTGGATCGCTGGCAGGCCAGCCCGCCACCTGAAGCGTCAAATCCACCAATTTTGCCGCTGCCCCCGGGGATCCCACCTGCTGCCGCAAGTCCTGCCGCATCTGATCCAATTTCTGAGGATGATTCAGTAGATCAATAATTTGTTGGGCAACGGTCTGTGGGTCAATGGGACCCACCAACTCTGGCACAATTTCTCTGCCTGCCCAGATATTAGGCCACGCCTTGTAGCCGAGACCCTGTTTGACCAAGTCCCAATCTATTTCTGGCGATCGCCACAACTGCCAAAATCGCCACCAGCCCAAGCCCTTGGCGACCAGTGTCCAAAACACCAATACCGTCCACTGCCGCCCGATCGCCGGCAAGCCCACCAGCAATCCAGCTAACCCATCCCAAGGGTGTGCCCGCTGTACCCGCAGTTGTTGTGCAGGCAACAGAACAATCATCGGCACATTCAAGGCAGCCAGTTCAGCAGTATTGGCGCCAACCGTGGTCACACAGAGAGCAACCTGCCGCAGCAGGGGATAGTGGGGTAACTGCTGCCAGAGATAGATCTTTGTACCCCTTGGCGTCTCCAGATAGGGTAGACCTTCCCTTGGCTGGTTCAGTGTGGCAGTTGTGCCCTCAACGTACTTGAGCTCGGGGTTAAAGCGAGGATCGGCATAGCAACTGAGGGTGTTGAGGGTCAGGGTTGGTGCCACTGGAATTACACAGTGGATCGGGGGATGAGCCGCCGCTAAATGGTCAGCGATCCCTAGGGAAAGGGGCACCCCCAGCTTTAGTTTATTGGGCTTAGAACCCACCATCAAACCCACCAGGGGAGCATCTGGGGCAACGCCTAACTGTTGGCGGACATTGGGGAGACAATCGAGGGCAAGGGCTTGCACATCCGTCATCAAATCCCCCACCACGGCCACCTTAGCTTTGGTGTTGCCCACGGGGAGAGGACGCCGCAGCCCAATACCATCCACCCACCGTTGCCAGCGGGCCTGCCACTCACAGTAGAGCACACAGCAGTAGCCTAGACGTTTGGCCAGCAGCACCGCAAAAAGTTGATCTCCCCCCAAGAAGACCACAACCCCTTGGGGAAACCAATCCCAATTGCTGCGAGTGGTCTTTGTGCGTAGGAGGTGCCAAAATTCGGTGGCTGGCAGCACCCGATCTACCCCTGGATAGCGGCGAGCAATTTCTGCTTCCTGACCACTGGCATGGGGACAGGGAACCATCACCACTGAAACCCGCACCCCTTGTTTGACCCGTTGCCGCAGCCTTGTTACAAAAGGATAGACCCAGGTGGCCAGTTCACCGGGACCATTGCTGAGAAGCACAATTTCAAGGGGAGATGTCATAGATTCTCTTCCCCTTGCAGAAAAAATTGAGTCCCGCTAGTCTCCCTAGGACATTTCTTGAATAATGTAGTCAAAGTAGGGTGCCGCCACTTCAGCATCTTCAGTGCTCAACAGGGCCAAGGAGGCGTCCTTGAGGCAACGCATGGCTTCTGCCATCCCTGTCATTGGCACACCAAGGGAGTTGTACATTTCCCGTACCCCAATAATACCCGTGCGCTCAATGGGGTCTTTGTCACCGGCGAGGATGCCATAGGTAATCAGGCGCATATACCAGCCATAGTCCCGCAGACACAGGGCGCGCTGTTTCTGGCCGTAGGCGTTGCCCCCCGGTGAGATAAAGTCAGGCCGCTTCTGCCACAGTTGTTTGCTGGCTTGCTCAACAATGCGTTTCTCATTTTCAGCCAGAGTCGTGGCAATGCGGAGGCGTTGCTCACCCGTTTGGAAAAAGTCACTAATCGTCTGGAGTTCGCCCGTGGTGGGGTAGCGCAATTCATCGTCCGCTTTAAGAAGAACCTGACTAATGACACTCATATTGCTAACACCGCTTAATACATCCCTCATTTTAGAGGACGGCGACCCCTTATTGACGCTACCAATAATCAAAATCTCAACGGTTGATAGAGGAACTTAGCCGTCTCGATAGTAAGCAACAGTAGTAAGCAACAGTAAGATAGCTCCCTAGAGTCAATTTCCCCCTTGGTGATAGGATCAATGCGGTTTGCACTGGTTTTTGTCCACCTGTGATTGATCTAAAACAACTGCGAGAAAATCCCCAAGCCTTTGGCGATCGCCTGCGGCGGCGCGGCGGTGACTTTGACCTGGACCGCATTTTAGAATTGGATGCGCAGCAGCGACAGCTTGAACAACAGCGATCGCAACTCCAAGCCCGCAGTAATGAAATTGGTGCCCTCGTCGGCAAAAAGATCAAGTCCGGCATTGCCCCCACTGACCCCGAAATTCAAGCCCTCAAAGCTGAGGCCAACGCTCTCAAGCAAAAACTCAGTGATCTGGAGCCCC is a window of Thermosynechococcus vestitus BP-1 DNA encoding:
- a CDS encoding AI-2E family transporter — protein: MTFGQWIGLLVLGVCLYILWEIRQVLLLVFLAVVLATALNWLQLRLQSWGLQRGRAIALSMSLTFLIIFGFFWMMIPPFLQEAQQLGVLIPKGLGRVEAWLDDMAHFLPSGGFDDTPMINRLITQLEPFLQQIFNNFFALFSNTLALLLNTLLVLVLTVMLVIDPQPYRRGFIRLFPAFYRSRIDTILRESEQALLAWLAGTGLNMVVIGVVSGLTLALLGVRLVLANAFLAGLLEAIPNIGPALSVIPPMIIAFIDDPWRSVAVLMSYILIQQLEQYLLVPLVMAKQVALLPAVTLVSQIIFATFFGFLGLLLALPLVIVGQIWFTEIVLKDILDRWQASPPPEASNPPILPLPPGIPPAAASPAASDPISEDDSVDQ
- a CDS encoding ribose-phosphate pyrophosphokinase codes for the protein MIRSKSKRTPSWGDAVIHTAPLPTTTPSHTSDHSRLKLFSGSANIALAQEIARYLGIDLGPMVRKRFADGELYVQIQESIRGCDVYLIQPCCRPVNDHLMELLIMVDACRRASARQVTAVIPYYGYARADRKTAGRESITAKLVANLITQAGASRVLAMDLHSAQIQGYFDIPVDHVYGSPVLLDYLRSKNLEDIVVVSPDVGGVARARAFANKLDDAPLAIIDKRRQAHNVAEVMNVVGDVKGKTAVLVDDMIDTAGTILEGARLLRREGAKEVYACATHAVFSPPAIERLQGGDFEEVIVTNTIPVPETQRFPQLTVLSVASILGETIWRIHEDSSVSSMFR
- a CDS encoding metallophosphoesterase family protein gives rise to the protein MAVRLGIISDPHIALPETIPTDYPPIFLYEISIPAFEAAVTHLLELGIDALLIPGDLTRDGEVANHRWLSTYLQTLSVPCYVIPGNHDVPLPLGDNCRIGWADFPQWYAHAGYGNPGKHYYQALLAENLQLVALNSNQFSPTGQQLGVVDQGQLAWLAALLAEPFAGLRLVMIHHNVLEHWPQQSQSPMGQRYLLENRAELLNLLRSAGVALVLTGHLHVQDIAYEQGVFDLTTGSLVSYPHPYRRLILQEHPQGGWQVDVESYRIESLKAYPTLSDLSRQWMLQRGAGFMVRFLTLPPFNLSETEAKPLAQALSSLWPEIAQGDTQVILPTLPEPLAAYFAQFNHRPPTEYPQLRDNNTVFVI
- a CDS encoding carbohydrate ABC transporter permease; the encoded protein is MARSQFLRLGDVFLSSIGVAWLFLLPALLFLTIFVFLPILYLVYLSFTTGSFSQEGVRWVGLQNYQQLLLSPDFWQVIGNTLYFTVATVLPTMVLPLLLAVGLNQGIKGRDLLRTAYFLPTMTSIVAVGLGFRWLFQTDGPVNQLVQAFGGQPIAWLSDPTWAMPVLILLSSWKQLGFNLVVFLAGLQTIPRDRYEAALLDGANAWQQFRYITLPGLRPTLVLVFVTTTIFTLRSFEQVYVVTGGGPLNTTNLLVFYIYQQAFGLFDFGYAAAAATLLLGVTLGLLWLQLRTRQDPHL
- the apcD gene encoding allophycocyanin subunit alpha-B; amino-acid sequence: MSVISQVLLKADDELRYPTTGELQTISDFFQTGEQRLRIATTLAENEKRIVEQASKQLWQKRPDFISPGGNAYGQKQRALCLRDYGWYMRLITYGILAGDKDPIERTGIIGVREMYNSLGVPMTGMAEAMRCLKDASLALLSTEDAEVAAPYFDYIIQEMS
- the purH gene encoding bifunctional phosphoribosylaminoimidazolecarboxamide formyltransferase/IMP cyclohydrolase; protein product: MGRMALLSTSNKQGLVELARALVQEFGFTLLSSGGTAKALQTAGIPVTTVSEYTGAPEILGGRVKTLHPKIHGGILARRDRPQDEADLQAQAIHPIDLVVVNLYPFAETIAQPNVTLAEAIEQIDIGGPTLIRAAAKNHAHVTVLVDPSQYETYLQELRLYGDAQPAFRLACAQQAFALTAHYDQAIAEYLQKVTAAGTEPEILPPVFHLTGRQKQVLRYGENPHQRASWYVCGAHPRGWAAAHLLQGKELSYNNLLDLEAARGVISEFLGDSPPAAVIIKHTNPCGVAEGKTLVEAYERAFAADRVSAFGGIVALNRPLDGATAEALTRTFLECVVAPACEEAALPILKTKPKMRVLTLPELHRAPTTAIQTIAGGFLVQEIHPLPIDPEAWQVVTATEPSPELMAELIFAWKVVKHVKSNAIVVSRDRQTQGIGAGQMNRVGAVEIALSAAGEAARGGVLASDGFFPFADSVEAAALAGIAAIIQPGGSLRDSESIQAANAAGIAMVFTNQRHFRH